A single Agromyces sp. CF514 DNA region contains:
- a CDS encoding CpaF family protein, translated as MNLNDRLKAARQGSDDPVGANEPSASVPFPAAPYDAAALRQPSAERASDAGGSDAWASAGPAGHADPAPSDDGSGQAPPESNAHDPEYRHAAHAVDPIDAARREPPAVDPLATVKDKAAQELFSRIGMRMNDPSLTEEQLHLLARAELADIVAAEQVALTTGERNRLIDEIGADVLGYGPLEALLDDPAVSEIMVNRHDRIYVERAGRLVETSLRFTGEPQLRRVIERIVARVGRRVDESSPLVDARLEDGSRVNAIIPPLAVNGSSLTIRKFAGTPYTASDLVRFGSATPEAVAVLDAAVRSKLNILVSGGTGTGKTTLLNVLSAFIPSDERIITIEDAVELQLQQDHVVRLESRPANIEGRGEITIRDLVRNSLRMRPDRIVVGEVRGAEALDMLQAMNTGHEGSISTIHANSPRDAVSRMETLVLMAGMDLPLRAIREQIASAIDIIVQITRHQDGVRRVTKITEVHGMEGEVVTLQDAFDFAYGGGYDDEGRLRGRLEPTGVRPRFAEHVASHGIALPVDLFLATDVSPIGGPR; from the coding sequence ATGAACCTCAATGACCGTCTGAAGGCAGCACGGCAGGGATCCGACGACCCCGTGGGCGCGAACGAGCCGAGCGCATCGGTTCCGTTCCCCGCGGCACCGTACGACGCCGCTGCACTCAGGCAGCCCTCGGCGGAGCGGGCATCCGACGCCGGAGGATCCGATGCCTGGGCATCGGCGGGCCCCGCCGGACACGCCGATCCTGCGCCGTCCGACGACGGATCCGGTCAGGCGCCCCCCGAATCGAACGCGCACGACCCGGAGTACCGCCACGCGGCCCACGCCGTCGACCCGATCGACGCGGCCCGACGGGAGCCTCCGGCCGTCGATCCGCTGGCGACCGTCAAGGACAAGGCCGCGCAGGAGCTCTTCTCGCGCATCGGCATGCGCATGAACGACCCGTCGCTCACCGAGGAGCAGCTCCACCTGCTCGCGCGCGCCGAACTCGCCGACATCGTGGCGGCCGAGCAGGTCGCCCTCACGACCGGCGAGCGGAACCGGCTCATCGACGAGATCGGCGCCGACGTGCTCGGGTACGGGCCGCTCGAAGCGCTGCTCGACGACCCGGCCGTGAGCGAGATCATGGTCAACCGCCATGATCGGATCTACGTCGAACGTGCCGGCCGGCTGGTGGAGACCTCGTTGCGCTTCACCGGCGAGCCGCAGCTGCGGCGGGTCATCGAACGCATCGTCGCCAGGGTCGGACGCCGCGTCGACGAGTCGTCGCCGCTGGTCGACGCCCGGCTCGAGGACGGCTCCCGCGTCAACGCGATCATCCCGCCGCTCGCGGTCAACGGCTCGTCGCTGACCATCCGCAAGTTCGCAGGCACGCCGTACACGGCGTCCGACCTGGTGCGATTCGGCTCTGCGACGCCCGAAGCGGTGGCGGTGCTCGACGCCGCCGTGCGATCCAAGCTGAACATCCTCGTCTCGGGCGGAACGGGCACCGGCAAGACCACGCTGCTCAACGTGCTGTCGGCCTTCATCCCGAGCGACGAGCGGATCATCACCATCGAGGACGCCGTCGAACTGCAACTGCAGCAGGACCACGTCGTGCGCCTCGAGTCCAGGCCCGCGAACATCGAGGGGCGAGGCGAGATCACCATCCGCGACCTCGTGCGGAACTCGCTCCGCATGCGCCCCGACCGGATCGTCGTCGGCGAGGTCCGCGGCGCCGAAGCCCTCGACATGCTCCAGGCGATGAACACCGGTCACGAGGGGTCGATCTCGACCATCCACGCGAACTCGCCGCGCGACGCCGTCTCGCGCATGGAGACGCTCGTGCTCATGGCAGGCATGGACCTCCCGCTCCGCGCCATCCGCGAGCAGATCGCGTCGGCCATCGACATCATCGTGCAGATCACCCGACACCAGGACGGCGTGCGCCGGGTGACCAAGATCACCGAGGTGCACGGCATGGAGGGCGAGGTGGTCACCCTGCAGGACGCCTTCGACTTCGCCTACGGCGGCGGCTACGACGACGAGGGCCGACTGCGCGGCCGCCTCGAGCCGACCGGGGTGCGTCCGCGGTTCGCCGAGCACGTCGCCTCCCACGGCATCGCGCTCCCCGTCGACCTCTTCCTCGCGACCGACGTCAGCCCGATCGGAGGCCCGCGATGA
- a CDS encoding Flp pilus assembly protein CpaB — translation MKTRIIGAFVAIVIAAIGAYVIFTYVSGADARAATGAEQQQVYIVDTEIPKGTEGATIADFVTVDTMAERNVADGIVTDLSDLDGLVAAADVLPGEQLLSARFADPAELAAAGDVSVPDGMQLVSFTLPADRVVGGDVRAGDRIGLVGTVDPDEVGDDEDVINPITSFAFHGVLVTKVQGVVVPDPDAEQVAQQGAGDSIMLTIALTAHDVERWVWFAEGEAADYAQMWLTLENEQTDNSGTSPVDGSVAFG, via the coding sequence ATGAAGACCCGAATCATCGGCGCGTTCGTCGCCATCGTCATCGCCGCGATCGGCGCCTACGTGATCTTCACCTACGTGTCCGGTGCGGATGCGCGGGCGGCCACCGGCGCCGAGCAGCAGCAGGTCTACATCGTCGACACCGAGATCCCCAAGGGCACCGAGGGCGCGACGATCGCTGACTTCGTCACGGTCGACACGATGGCCGAGCGAAACGTCGCAGACGGCATCGTCACCGATCTCTCCGACCTCGACGGTCTCGTCGCCGCCGCCGACGTGCTGCCCGGCGAGCAGCTGCTGTCCGCGCGATTCGCCGACCCCGCCGAGCTGGCGGCCGCGGGCGACGTCTCCGTGCCCGACGGGATGCAGCTCGTCTCGTTCACGCTCCCGGCCGACCGTGTCGTCGGCGGCGACGTGCGGGCCGGTGACCGCATCGGACTCGTGGGCACCGTCGACCCCGACGAGGTCGGCGACGACGAGGACGTCATCAACCCGATCACCAGCTTCGCCTTCCACGGCGTGCTCGTCACCAAGGTGCAGGGCGTCGTCGTTCCCGACCCCGACGCCGAGCAGGTCGCCCAGCAGGGCGCCGGCGACTCGATCATGCTGACCATCGCGCTGACCGCCCACGACGTCGAGCGCTGGGTCTGGTTCGCCGAGGGCGAGGCCGCCGACTACGCCCAGATGTGGCTCACGCTCGAGAACGAGCAGACCGACAACTCCGGCACGTCGCCGGTCGATGGAAGCGTCGCGTTCGGATGA
- a CDS encoding type II secretion system F family protein — translation MEMSLVIVYTGIGLVAIALALLVLVLVPGRRRTAEVPDGAEVHPALGIVQQRPSLVRSLTTAAPAGYSEWVERQVLYAGRPAGWTVGSIVTWKIALLLFGVVAGALYVFAGGPQPLEVLLAVALTTLLFFLPDVLVNSRAHDRQEAMRRALPDVLDQMTIAVEAGLGFDAAMAKAARQGKGPLAEELIRVLQDMSIGRTRRDAFHELERRTSVDDLRRFVRAIVQADAYGVAIGEVLRVQAAEMRLKRRQRAEEQAQKVTVKILFPLVFCLLPVLFIVVMTPAVIGIVEAFSAAN, via the coding sequence ATGGAGATGTCGCTCGTCATCGTCTACACCGGCATCGGGCTGGTCGCCATCGCGCTCGCCCTGCTGGTCCTCGTACTCGTTCCCGGCCGACGTCGAACCGCCGAGGTGCCGGACGGCGCAGAGGTGCACCCCGCGCTCGGCATCGTGCAGCAGCGTCCCTCGCTGGTGCGGAGCCTCACGACCGCGGCTCCGGCCGGGTACTCGGAGTGGGTCGAACGTCAGGTGCTCTACGCCGGGCGCCCCGCAGGGTGGACGGTGGGTTCGATCGTCACCTGGAAGATCGCGCTCCTCCTGTTCGGCGTCGTCGCCGGCGCGCTGTACGTCTTCGCCGGCGGGCCGCAGCCGCTCGAGGTGCTGCTCGCCGTCGCGCTCACGACCCTGCTGTTCTTCCTGCCCGACGTGCTCGTCAACAGTCGCGCGCACGACCGCCAGGAGGCCATGCGGCGCGCGCTGCCCGACGTGCTCGACCAGATGACCATCGCCGTCGAGGCCGGCCTCGGCTTCGACGCGGCCATGGCGAAGGCCGCACGTCAGGGCAAGGGGCCCCTCGCAGAGGAGCTGATCCGGGTGCTCCAGGACATGAGCATCGGACGCACCAGGCGCGACGCGTTCCACGAGCTCGAACGGCGCACCAGCGTCGACGACCTCCGGCGCTTCGTTCGCGCGATCGTGCAGGCGGACGCCTACGGCGTCGCGATCGGCGAGGTGCTGCGCGTGCAGGCCGCGGAGATGCGGCTCAAGCGCCGTCAACGAGCAGAGGAGCAGGCGCAGAAGGTCACCGTGAAGATCCTCTTCCCGCTCGTGTTCTGCCTGCTGCCGGTGCTGTTCATCGTGGTTATGACGCCCGCCGTGATCGGCATCGTCGAGGCGTTCTCGGCCGCGAACTGA
- a CDS encoding type II secretion system F family protein, which produces MNPVPFVGGIGIALIALFVLLFFVIAPPAPRVAKSRRSAPGVVEVSTLTRVTAQATEVVDRVVSKQTARLFGATELEMAGVKLEPSSFLMLVISTSVTAAAVGALLGLLNGTAFLLAIVFAVLAVIGAKVVLVVRTSRRQAAFADQIDDTVQLLSGGLRAGHGLNRAVAGVAQDAESPMREELTRVVNETRLGRDLASSLAVTAGRMHSDDFDWLAQAVAINQETGGNLAEVLDQVGKTIRERNQIRRQVKSLSAEGRLSGIILVALPIGVAAFLAITQPNYFSAFFQSIIGMAALAIAGVLLIVGSIWMAFTVKVEF; this is translated from the coding sequence ATGAATCCGGTGCCCTTCGTCGGCGGGATCGGCATCGCCCTCATCGCCCTGTTCGTGCTGCTGTTCTTCGTCATCGCGCCGCCGGCCCCTCGAGTGGCGAAGTCCCGTCGGAGCGCGCCCGGCGTGGTCGAGGTCTCGACCCTGACCCGAGTCACGGCACAGGCGACGGAAGTGGTCGACCGTGTCGTGTCCAAGCAGACCGCACGTCTCTTCGGCGCGACCGAACTCGAGATGGCCGGCGTGAAGCTCGAGCCGAGCAGCTTCCTCATGCTCGTCATCTCGACGTCGGTGACCGCCGCCGCAGTGGGGGCCCTCCTCGGGCTGCTGAACGGGACCGCCTTCCTGCTCGCGATCGTCTTCGCCGTGCTCGCCGTGATCGGCGCGAAGGTCGTGCTCGTCGTGCGGACCTCGCGTCGTCAGGCGGCGTTCGCCGACCAGATCGACGACACCGTGCAACTGCTGTCCGGGGGGCTCCGCGCCGGCCACGGCCTGAACCGCGCGGTGGCGGGCGTCGCCCAGGACGCCGAATCGCCCATGCGCGAGGAGCTCACCCGGGTGGTCAACGAGACCAGGCTCGGGCGAGACCTCGCCTCGTCTCTCGCGGTCACGGCCGGACGCATGCACAGCGACGACTTCGACTGGCTCGCCCAAGCCGTCGCGATCAACCAGGAGACCGGCGGCAACCTCGCCGAGGTGCTCGACCAGGTCGGCAAGACGATCCGCGAACGCAACCAGATCCGCCGTCAGGTCAAGTCGCTCAGCGCGGAGGGGCGCCTGTCGGGGATCATCCTCGTGGCGTTGCCCATCGGCGTGGCGGCGTTCCTCGCGATCACGCAGCCGAACTACTTCAGTGCGTTCTTCCAGAGCATCATCGGCATGGCCGCGCTCGCGATCGCCGGGGTCCTCCTGATCGTCGGCAGCATCTGGATGGCGTTCACGGTGAAGGTGGAGTTCTGA
- a CDS encoding pilus assembly protein TadG-related protein, with protein sequence MRWLTGRLREEHGASAVLVGILLLVLVGFGAIAVDVGAMYSERAQLQNAADAGAIAAAEYCGANGGCATTAQKTGATSAALAVTGGNMLDGENTTSPLTFTADTVRVATSTPGMEHPLAAAIGFGSSDVGAAATAKWEIGTSASVVPFAIGACTVPSATGTIKVIPIDNDPCTPPAGAVPGGFGWLDDGTTSCIKDVTLLDFTSITTGNTGKCSLTDAELAAAAAQLKCTPPAGKGKSNVEKLFGCFVGRTVLVPVYTIASKCGTPPAGKAFCVEKFAAFEVLGVHTKINGDEKIDECKSGYKCSLPKDWGSLAFEGKFLTYVTVDDAWLLGPADASTRLIS encoded by the coding sequence ATGCGGTGGCTGACCGGTCGTCTGCGCGAGGAGCACGGCGCGAGTGCGGTGCTCGTCGGCATCCTGCTCCTGGTGCTCGTCGGCTTCGGCGCGATCGCCGTCGACGTGGGCGCCATGTACTCCGAACGCGCGCAACTGCAGAACGCCGCCGACGCGGGCGCGATCGCGGCGGCCGAGTACTGCGGCGCGAACGGCGGCTGCGCGACCACCGCGCAGAAGACCGGTGCGACGTCCGCGGCACTCGCCGTCACGGGCGGCAACATGCTCGACGGCGAGAACACGACCTCCCCCCTCACGTTCACGGCCGACACCGTGCGCGTCGCCACGTCGACGCCGGGCATGGAGCACCCCCTCGCGGCTGCGATCGGGTTCGGCTCCTCGGATGTCGGCGCCGCGGCGACCGCCAAGTGGGAGATCGGCACCAGCGCCTCCGTCGTGCCGTTCGCGATCGGCGCATGCACCGTTCCGTCGGCCACCGGGACCATCAAGGTCATCCCGATCGACAACGACCCGTGCACGCCCCCCGCCGGCGCCGTGCCCGGCGGCTTCGGCTGGCTGGACGACGGCACCACGTCGTGCATCAAGGACGTGACGCTGCTCGACTTCACCTCGATCACCACCGGCAACACGGGCAAGTGCTCGCTCACCGACGCCGAGCTGGCGGCCGCGGCCGCCCAGCTGAAGTGCACGCCGCCGGCCGGCAAGGGCAAGTCGAACGTCGAGAAGCTCTTCGGCTGCTTCGTCGGTCGCACGGTGCTCGTGCCCGTCTACACGATCGCGAGCAAGTGCGGCACGCCGCCGGCGGGCAAGGCGTTCTGCGTCGAGAAGTTCGCCGCCTTCGAGGTGCTCGGCGTGCACACCAAGATCAACGGCGACGAGAAGATCGACGAGTGCAAGTCGGGCTACAAGTGCTCGCTCCCCAAGGACTGGGGCTCGCTCGCCTTCGAGGGCAAGTTCCTCACCTACGTCACCGTCGACGACGCCTGGCTGCTCGGACCGGCCGACGCCTCGACCCGCCTCATCAGCTGA
- a CDS encoding AAA family ATPase, giving the protein MTPFLLVSRSPEYELRMRELLGARLRVVPGEFMLLGSESVVLRAGDPRIALLGPVLNFDETRSLVRELTERHPDVGVVLVREQRSELEDWVDELSFHAVLSPEASDATTLELIERLSGWLVDNGHAAVEDFEAPPLIDDELERLLAEAALVVAPEIEAPEIAEADGPDGLVQLTAATEAETDAAASATSDWDFPPLDSNVPSEAIAVVAPKGGQGKTTVSINLATGLADVALNSVVLVDADLQFGDITAALGLEPQRTIVDAVAAADDELVLKTTLTHHPDGFFVVASAPSPEFVEQVTPRALARLIAQLRGMFRYVVVDTTPGLGEHTLVAIEQVTDAVFVMNMGVPSLRAVRKEFELLEQVGLTPANRHTVLNFSDRQSGLNARDVERIIGTPIDVEVPRSSAVVLAANRGVPLVHDDVRDPAAKALRALVLRIAPDAHPTRSRIHRRRRNHEPQ; this is encoded by the coding sequence ATGACTCCCTTCCTCCTGGTCAGTCGCTCTCCGGAGTACGAGCTGCGCATGCGCGAGCTGCTCGGCGCCAGGCTGCGCGTCGTCCCGGGCGAGTTCATGCTGCTGGGCTCGGAGAGCGTCGTGCTCCGCGCCGGAGATCCGCGGATCGCCCTGCTGGGTCCGGTGCTCAACTTCGACGAGACCCGGAGCCTCGTGCGCGAGCTCACCGAGCGGCACCCCGACGTCGGCGTCGTGCTCGTGCGCGAACAGCGCTCCGAGCTCGAGGACTGGGTCGACGAGCTGTCGTTCCACGCCGTGCTGAGCCCTGAGGCGAGCGACGCGACGACCCTGGAGCTCATCGAGCGCCTGTCGGGTTGGCTCGTCGACAACGGACACGCGGCCGTCGAGGACTTCGAGGCGCCCCCGCTGATCGACGACGAACTCGAGCGACTGCTCGCCGAGGCCGCCCTCGTCGTCGCACCCGAGATCGAGGCGCCGGAGATCGCCGAGGCCGACGGGCCCGACGGCCTCGTGCAGCTCACAGCGGCGACCGAGGCGGAGACGGATGCCGCGGCATCCGCCACCTCGGACTGGGACTTCCCGCCCCTCGACTCGAACGTGCCGAGCGAGGCGATCGCGGTCGTCGCCCCCAAGGGCGGACAGGGCAAGACGACGGTCTCGATCAACCTCGCGACCGGGCTCGCAGACGTCGCGCTGAACTCGGTCGTGCTCGTCGACGCCGACCTGCAGTTCGGCGACATCACCGCAGCGCTCGGGCTCGAGCCGCAGCGCACGATCGTCGACGCCGTCGCGGCGGCCGACGACGAGCTCGTGCTCAAGACCACGCTGACCCATCACCCCGACGGCTTCTTCGTCGTCGCGAGCGCGCCGTCGCCCGAGTTCGTCGAGCAGGTCACGCCGCGCGCGCTCGCCCGGCTGATCGCGCAGCTCCGAGGCATGTTCCGCTACGTCGTCGTCGACACCACACCGGGGCTCGGCGAGCACACGCTCGTCGCGATCGAGCAGGTCACCGACGCCGTGTTCGTCATGAACATGGGCGTGCCGAGCCTGAGGGCGGTGCGCAAGGAGTTCGAACTGCTCGAACAGGTCGGACTGACGCCGGCGAACCGGCACACGGTGCTGAACTTCTCGGACCGTCAGAGCGGGCTGAACGCGCGCGACGTCGAACGCATCATCGGCACCCCGATCGATGTCGAGGTTCCGCGATCCTCGGCCGTCGTGCTCGCGGCGAACCGTGGCGTTCCGCTCGTCCACGACGACGTGCGCGACCCGGCCGCGAAGGCGCTGAGAGCACTCGTCCTGCGCATCGCACCCGATGCGCACCCCACCCGCAGCAGAATCCACCGGAGGCGGCGCAACCATGAACCTCAATGA